The Lutibacter sp. A64 genome segment AAGATATAATACGTTTGTTAAATAAAATACGAGAAACTTTGCGTTGAATAATACGTAAAGCCAAACCTTCTGCAATGGCAGATTTACCAACTCCAGGTTCACCAATTAACATTGGGTTATTCTTTTTTCTACGGCTTAAAATTTGAGAGACACGCTCTATTTCTTTTTTTCTACCAACTACAGGGTCTAAGTTTCCTTCTTCAGCTAAACGAGTTAAATCACGTCCAAAATTATCTAAAACAGGTGTTTTAGACTTCTTTTGAGGAGTTTGTTCACCTTTAGGATGTTCAAAAGGATTTGATCTAGAAGATTCAAAATCATCATCCGATTTGTTTTCGGCTTTAGGTAGCTCTATTTCGTCATTAACAAATAGTTGCTTATAAACCGTTTTTACATCTTCGTATGTAGCATCAAAATTGTTTAATAATTTTGTTGTAGGATCGTTTTCATTACGTAAAATACAAAGTAGTAAATGTGCGGTATTTACAGATTCACTTTGGTATAGTTTAGCTTCTAAAAAGGTTGTTTTTAACGCCTTTTCAGCTTGTCTAGTTAGGCGTAAGCTTTTCTTTTCAATAGAAGGATTTTCTAATATTAAATTTTTAGGGCTTAAGCCTTCGATTTTTTTACGTAAATGATCTAAATTTATAGCTAATGAGTTTAAAATATCTATTGCCTTTCCAGTTCCTTTACGAATTAGACCTAACATTAAATGCTCGGTTCCAATAAAATCATGACCCAAGCGTAGTGCCTCTTCTTTGCTGTATGCAATTACATCTTTAACTTTTGGTGAAAAATTATCGTCCATTATATTGTGTTTATATTGTAAAATTAACTGATTTTTTTCTTTTTATAGCGCAAAAACAGCACCACTTTTTAAATATTTATAAAGTATGTAGTTTTTATGGTCTTTATTTATTTGTTTATCAGTTGTTTAAGTGTTGTTTTTGTTAACTTTGTATTGTTGATAAAAAATCAAAAAACAACCTGACAATTTGGGTGTTAAAAAATGAAATATCGTATATTGCTTTGTTAAAAAAATACACTAAAATAAATTAAAAACACATGGCAGAAGGAGAAAAACTGATACCTATTAATATAGAAGATGAAATGAAATCTGCGTACATTGATTATTCAATGTCAGTGATTGTTTCAAGAGCATTACCAGATGTGCGAGATGGTTTAAAACCAGTACATAGAAGGGTTCTTTATGGAATGCATGAATTAGGTATTAAAGCTACAGGTTCATATAAAAAATCAGCAAGAGTTGTTGGGGAAGTACTTGGTAAGTACCACCCACATGGTGATACTTCGGTATACGATTCTATGGTGCGTATGGCTCAAGATTGGAGCGTGCGTTATATGATGGTAGATGGTCAAGGTAACTTTGGATCTGTTGATGGTGATAGCCCAGCAGCAATGCGTTATACTGAGGTGCGTATGCAAAAAATATCTGAAGAAATGCTTTCAGATATAGAAAAAGACACTGTAGATCATAAATTAAATTTTGATGATACTTTAAACGAACCAACAGTTTTACCAACTAGAATTCCAAATTTATTGGTAAACGGAGCTTCTGGTATCGCAGTAGGTATGGCTACAAATATGGCGCCTCATAATTTAACCGAAGTAATAAACGGAACTTTAGCATATATAGATAATCGAGAAATTGAGGTTTCAGAATTAATGCAATATATTAAGGCTCCAGATTTTCCTACCGGAGGTATTATTTATGGTTATGAAGGCGTAAAAGAAGCCTTTGAGACTGGAAGAGGACGAATTGTAATACGTGCTAAAGCTTCTATTGAAGAAGTAAAAGGTAGAGAATGTATTATAGTTACTGAAATTCCATACCAAGTTAACAAAGCAGATATGATTAAAAAAACTGCAGACTTAGTTAACGAGAAAAAATTAGAAGGTATTGCTAATATTAGAGACGAATCCGATAGAAATGGAATGCGTATTGTTTATGTATTAAAACGAGATGCAATTCCTAATATTGTATTAAATAAACTATATAAATATACTGCGTTACAAACTTCTTTTAGTGTTAATAATATTGCATTAGTAAATGGACGCCCAGAACAACTAAACCTAAAACAACTAATACATTATTTTGTTGAACATAGACATGAAGTAATTGTTAGAAGAACCGAATTTGAGCTTAAAAAAGCAGAGGCTAGAGCACATATTTTAGAAGGTTTAATTATTGCAAGTGATAATATAGATGAAGTAATTAAAATAATTAGAGCATCTAATAATGCTGATGAAGCTAGAGAAAGTTTAATGACACGTTTTGAGCTTACAGAAATTCAAGCAAAAGCAATTGTAGAAATGCGTTTGCGTCAATTAACTGGACTAGAGCAAGATAAATTACGTGCAGAATATGATGAAATTATTAAAACTATTGAAGATTTAAAAGATATTTTATCAAATGAAATTAGACGTTACAGTATTATTAAAGAAGAATTAGAAGCTATTAGAGATAAATATGGTGATGATCGTAGATCTATAATAGAATATGCTGGAGGAGATTTATCTATTGAAGATATGATTCCTAACTCTAAAGTAATTGTAACAATTTCTCACGCAGGTTATGTAAAACGTACAAACTTAGACGAATATAAAGTTCAAAATAGAGGAGGACGTGGTCAAAAAGGAGTAGCTACTAGAAATGAAGATTTCTTAGAGCATTTATTTTTGGGTACCAACCACCAATACATGTTATTCTTTACTCAAAAAGGAAAAGTATTTTGGATGCGTGTTTACGAAATTCCTGAAGGAAGTAAAACTTCAAAAGGTAGAGCACTTGTTAATTTAATAAATTTAGAACAAGACGATAAAGTAAAAGCATTCTTGGTTACAGAAGATTTAAAGAATGAAGAATATGTTAATAATCATTATGTGATTATGGCAACCAAAAAAGGTCAAGTTAAAAAAACTTCATTAGAACAATATTCAAGACCAAGAACAAATGGAATTAATGCTATTACAATTAAAGACGATGATGAATTGTTAGAAGCAAAATTAACCAATGGAGATAGCCAAGTAATGATGGCTTTAAAATCTGGTAAATCTATTCGTTTTGAAGAAAGTAAAACCAGACCAATGGGAAGAAATGCTTCCGGGGTTCGCGGTATAAGACTAGCAGATGAACAAGATGAAGTTGTTGGAATGGTTGCTGTTAACGATTTAGAAAGTAATATTCTTGTAGTTTCAGAAAACGGTTATGGTAAACGTTCTAGCCTAGAAGATTATAGAATAACAAACCGTGGAGGTAAAGGAGTTAAAACTATAAATGTAACAGAGAAAACAGGAGGTTTAGTTGCAATTAAAAATGTAACCGACGAAGATGATTTAATGATTATTAATAAATCGGGTATTACAATTAGATTGGCTGTTGCAGATTTACGTGTTATGGGACGTGCTACGCAGGGTGTTAAATTAATAAATATTAAAGATAACGACTCAATTGCTGCAGTTGCAAAGGTAGTACATGAAGAAGAAGTTGATGTTAATGAAGAGGAAAATGGCACGGAAATTGAAAACAATAATGATGAGATTACAAATAAAGAATAATTAAGAATAAATCAATTACAATGAAAAAACAATTAATATTTCTGTCTGCTTTTTTAATTAGTATGACAGTATTTGGGCAAAAAAATGAATTAAAAACAGCCGAAAAAGCTATAAAGAATAGCGATTTTTCATCTGCAATGGCAGCAATTAATCAAGCAGAGAGTTTAATTGGTAGTGCAGATCAGAAACTAAAAGCTAAATACTATTATTTAAAAGGTATGGCTTTATATCAAGCAGGAGCTAATTCTAATGTTGAAGAAGTAGGTGATGCTTTTAATGAATTGTTAACGTACGAACAAGAGTCTAATAAGTTTAAGTATTCTAATGAAATAAAAGAATTAATTAACACTTTAGTTCAAAATACAGCAGCAAATGCTTCTAAAAGTTATGAAACTGCTGTTCAAAGTAAATTACCAGAAGACTATGTAAAAGCAGCTGATGGATTTTCACAAGTATATGCTTTAAGTCCTACAGATACTACTTTTTTAGATAATGCAGCGCTGGTTTATTTTATGGGGCAAGATTATGAAAAATCTAAAGAAGCTTATCAAAAATTATTAGATTTAAATTACACGGGTATATCAACCGTTTTTATTGCTAATAATAAAGAAAATGGAGAAGAAGTTGTATATCCAAGTAAAAAAGCAATGGATTTACAAGTTAAATTAGGGATGGCTGAAAACCCAAGAGAAGAGATTAAAGAGTCTAGACGTGAAATGATATTTAAAAACTTAGCACAAAATTATGCTATGTTAGAAGATTCAGAAAAAGCGTTGGAAATTATTGCTGCAGGTAGAGAAGAATTTCCTACTAGTTATTCATTATTAATTGATGAAGCTAATATGTACTATAAAGCAGGAGATAATGATAAGTTTAAAGAAAAATTAGAAGAAGCTATTAGCTTAAATCCTACAGAACCTACTTTATATTATAACGTTGGGGTAATGAATATGAGCCAAGGTAATTTAGATGAAGCTATAAAATCTTTTGAAAAAGCAGTAGAATTAAAACCAGATTATGGAGATGCTTATAATAATATAGGAGCTGCAATTATAGAAAAAGCAACACCAATAATTGATGAGATGAATAAAAGTTTATCTGATTTTGATAAATATGATAGTTTGCAAAAACAACAATTTGAAATTTATAAAGAAGCACTTCCTTATTATGAGAAAGCTTATGAGATAAATTCAGAGAGTTTAAGTGTTATCCAAACTTTAATGGGATTATACGAAAACCTTGAAATGACAGATAAATTAAATGAAATTAAGGCAGTTTACGAAAAATTAAACTAGAATTAAGTTTATAGCATAAAAAAAGCCTCTCGAATTTGAGAGGCTTTTTTTTATATAATTTTTTTAATAACTCGAAGTTTATGAGTATGCTTTTGCAGTTCAAGATTAAATATTCCACTATGGTCTAGCATATCTACTCTAACTTTACCGTGTGCATGTATAATATAATTGTCTTTCATTATTATACCTACATGGGTAATTATTCCTTCACTATCATCAAAAAAAGCTAAATCGCCTGGTTCACTTTCTTCAATAAAACTAAGTACTTCACCTTGTGTTGCTTGTTGCGAAGCATCTCTTAATAATTTATAACCACATAGTTTATAAACCATTTGAGTAAAACCAGAAGAATCTATGCCAAAAGGTGTTTTTCCTCCCCATAAATAAGGCGTATTTAAAAATTTATAGGCAATATCTATAACTGAATTTTTAGGAGATTGGGAATCTAAAATAGCACCTTCATAATAAAATTGGGTATTATTAACTAGAATATTTTTTGAGTCGTAAAAAGGTAAATTAGAGCCTAGGCATACGGTTGCAAAATTGTTGTTATTATCAGTAGCAAAATCAATTAAATCAGCAGCTAAAGTAATAGCAGAAGTGTCTAGTGTTTTATATGTTTCTTCAGAAATTTCTTCGTACTGTTTGTTGTTTATCCAGCCTTCATAATTGTCGAAAGCAATTCTTATTTTGCTCCAATTTTTTCTAGATTCTAGTACTTTAAAATGTTCACCAAATAATAGTTGAGAAACCATTTCAGAAATGTTGTTAGGTTCAATTCTAACAGGGATAATACTTAAATTACAAATACCGTATTGCATAAATATAATTACATTCTTTCAATTACTATTGCACTTGCACCGCCACCTCCATTGCAGATACCGGCAGCACCAATTTTTGCGTTTTTTTGTTCTAATATTGAGGTTAAAGCAATTACAATTCTAGCCCCAGACATTCCTAACGGGTGGCCTAAAGAAACTGCACCACCATTAATATTAACTTTATTGGCGTCTAAACCAAGTAATTTTATGTTAGCTAAACCTACAATAGAAAAAGCTTCGTTTAGTTCAAAATAATCAACATTATTTAGAGATATTTCAGCTTTAGCTAATGCTTTAGGAATTGCTTTTGCAGGTGCTGTTGTAAACCATTTAGGCTCGTTTGCAGCATCTGCATACCCTTTAATTTTAGCTATTGGTTTTAAATTTAGTTCTATAGCTTTCTCTAAACTCATAATAACCAATGCTGCGGCTCCATCATTTAGAGTAGATGCATTTGCAGCTGTTACAGTACCATCTTTATTAAAAACAGGTCTTAATGTTGGTACTTTATCTTTATTAATATTTTTATATTCTTCATCTTCAGAAAAAATAATTGGATTGCCTTTTCTTTGTGGAATTTCAACAGGAATAATTTCATTTTTAAAGTTACCGTTTTCCCAAGCTTTGGCAGATTTATTATAGGATGCTATAGCAAAATTATCTTGATCTTCTCTAGTAAAATTATATTCTGAAGCACATAAATCACCACAAGTACCCATATGTTTTTGGTTGTAAACATCGGTTAAACCATCTAATAAAAGACCATCAACTGCATTTATATTACCTAATTTTGTGGCTTTTCTTCCAGAAATATAATGAGGAATGCTACTCATATTTTCCATACCACCAGCAATTATAATTTCGGCATCACCAGCTTTTATTGCTTGTGTTGCTAGCATAATAGACTTCATTCCAGAAGCGCAAACCTTATTTATAGTTGTGCAAGGAACTGTATTTGGAATACCTGCAAAAATTGCGGCTTGTCTTGCAGGAGCTTGACCGAGACCTGCAGAAATAACATTTCCCATATAAACTTCATCAATTAAAGTTGGGTCTAAGTTTATTTTATTTAAAGCGCCTTTTATTGCAATTGCACCCAATTTTGGTGCAGAAATTGAGGCTAAACTACCTAAAAAACTACCAATAGGAGTGCGTGCTACAGAAACAATTACAACTTCTTTCATAAGTCTATATTTTTATATGGTCAAACTTTAATTTAGCTCTGGTACCTAGTAACATAGCTATTTTTTACCGTATTTAGTTAAAATAGAAATGTTAAGTTTATAGTATTTAATTTGTTATATAATTAATATGCATTCAATAAAATTAATAATTGCGAATTTAATGAAAATTAAGTAATCTTTCGATTTTTAACATAGAGTTTAATTTTGAAAATTAATCGTAATTTACAATCAATGGTTAGCTTTAATAGAAAAAAACTTAGAAAATAAAAATATTTGCAAATGTTATTATAATAATAATTGTTATTTTTGAAATGAAAACGGATACTTCGTGAAAAAAATTATTAATA includes the following:
- a CDS encoding acetyl-CoA C-acyltransferase; the protein is MKEVVIVSVARTPIGSFLGSLASISAPKLGAIAIKGALNKINLDPTLIDEVYMGNVISAGLGQAPARQAAIFAGIPNTVPCTTINKVCASGMKSIMLATQAIKAGDAEIIIAGGMENMSSIPHYISGRKATKLGNINAVDGLLLDGLTDVYNQKHMGTCGDLCASEYNFTREDQDNFAIASYNKSAKAWENGNFKNEIIPVEIPQRKGNPIIFSEDEEYKNINKDKVPTLRPVFNKDGTVTAANASTLNDGAAALVIMSLEKAIELNLKPIAKIKGYADAANEPKWFTTAPAKAIPKALAKAEISLNNVDYFELNEAFSIVGLANIKLLGLDANKVNINGGAVSLGHPLGMSGARIVIALTSILEQKNAKIGAAGICNGGGGASAIVIERM
- a CDS encoding tetratricopeptide repeat protein, giving the protein MKKQLIFLSAFLISMTVFGQKNELKTAEKAIKNSDFSSAMAAINQAESLIGSADQKLKAKYYYLKGMALYQAGANSNVEEVGDAFNELLTYEQESNKFKYSNEIKELINTLVQNTAANASKSYETAVQSKLPEDYVKAADGFSQVYALSPTDTTFLDNAALVYFMGQDYEKSKEAYQKLLDLNYTGISTVFIANNKENGEEVVYPSKKAMDLQVKLGMAENPREEIKESRREMIFKNLAQNYAMLEDSEKALEIIAAGREEFPTSYSLLIDEANMYYKAGDNDKFKEKLEEAISLNPTEPTLYYNVGVMNMSQGNLDEAIKSFEKAVELKPDYGDAYNNIGAAIIEKATPIIDEMNKSLSDFDKYDSLQKQQFEIYKEALPYYEKAYEINSESLSVIQTLMGLYENLEMTDKLNEIKAVYEKLN
- the gyrA gene encoding DNA gyrase subunit A — protein: MAEGEKLIPINIEDEMKSAYIDYSMSVIVSRALPDVRDGLKPVHRRVLYGMHELGIKATGSYKKSARVVGEVLGKYHPHGDTSVYDSMVRMAQDWSVRYMMVDGQGNFGSVDGDSPAAMRYTEVRMQKISEEMLSDIEKDTVDHKLNFDDTLNEPTVLPTRIPNLLVNGASGIAVGMATNMAPHNLTEVINGTLAYIDNREIEVSELMQYIKAPDFPTGGIIYGYEGVKEAFETGRGRIVIRAKASIEEVKGRECIIVTEIPYQVNKADMIKKTADLVNEKKLEGIANIRDESDRNGMRIVYVLKRDAIPNIVLNKLYKYTALQTSFSVNNIALVNGRPEQLNLKQLIHYFVEHRHEVIVRRTEFELKKAEARAHILEGLIIASDNIDEVIKIIRASNNADEARESLMTRFELTEIQAKAIVEMRLRQLTGLEQDKLRAEYDEIIKTIEDLKDILSNEIRRYSIIKEELEAIRDKYGDDRRSIIEYAGGDLSIEDMIPNSKVIVTISHAGYVKRTNLDEYKVQNRGGRGQKGVATRNEDFLEHLFLGTNHQYMLFFTQKGKVFWMRVYEIPEGSKTSKGRALVNLINLEQDDKVKAFLVTEDLKNEEYVNNHYVIMATKKGQVKKTSLEQYSRPRTNGINAITIKDDDELLEAKLTNGDSQVMMALKSGKSIRFEESKTRPMGRNASGVRGIRLADEQDEVVGMVAVNDLESNILVVSENGYGKRSSLEDYRITNRGGKGVKTINVTEKTGGLVAIKNVTDEDDLMIINKSGITIRLAVADLRVMGRATQGVKLINIKDNDSIAAVAKVVHEEEVDVNEEENGTEIENNNDEITNKE
- a CDS encoding C40 family peptidase: MQYGICNLSIIPVRIEPNNISEMVSQLLFGEHFKVLESRKNWSKIRIAFDNYEGWINNKQYEEISEETYKTLDTSAITLAADLIDFATDNNNNFATVCLGSNLPFYDSKNILVNNTQFYYEGAILDSQSPKNSVIDIAYKFLNTPYLWGGKTPFGIDSSGFTQMVYKLCGYKLLRDASQQATQGEVLSFIEESEPGDLAFFDDSEGIITHVGIIMKDNYIIHAHGKVRVDMLDHSGIFNLELQKHTHKLRVIKKII